One genomic region from Terriglobia bacterium encodes:
- a CDS encoding DUF2339 domain-containing protein: MEALGILFGILVGIVVLFVGPAAIVIAAIAMRRSKETRRLLEDARFSAATLRGDLDKLRHRVQSLESVTAAAPPPAIAPAAAPRPVPPAPAPVAVARSAAVPEAIHARPRAIPVEAPARPVAQAKRAAPAPRTAESWEAVIGGSWSNRIGVALVVIAVAFALGYSMTVMGPSGKAALATGVSLTLLAAGIFLERRERYVFYGRGLIGGGWAALYATAYAVHELQATRIVESATAGFALLLAVGAGMILHSLRYDNQGLTAIAYALAYAAIVLHSISAYTVAAASVLGFGTVLHLLRRRWYVAAFGGLAATYGSLLLWYLRQEAMTAETLRVGLGAVAVNWIVFLVSDFAPEPREAYARRCAALLSFLNALFAASLSFMAWSRFAPGSGWQPLAAFGAAFAVSTAVLRRLGRATVHPVHSAAASALVAVAAGVGLDLTPATWVWLAEAEIVFLIGYALEDTFHRWLGCLLFLVPMAAIVVPEVATRALVPEGGFDLTHLMTTAAACLCFYFTLGRLRAALGEGTEGGIDARISTAFSFGAFALIFLALWVQLPSVWVAPACAVLMLLIFEVSAIRDLADLRVQSYIAALFAAVLALALSAPSKVMAGSVEARVPALIVVAAGLYTLFFRRSRGRALLIEDEERLRPLLAWAGAFLVALLVWLTARPAVVGPAWMVLALLLIEVGVLLEEPHLKLPGYAAIAASLASLAVSNLTATDVVSGWSVRALTVAPCIAATYYVWWRLRALGSNPATRAAAPLDEDFGRVLSYAAALMLGLFVRFEFGLENAALRWSLAMAVLFAIGYLLRDADLRVQAYALGAVVIVRAVGFDFRHATRLMGVDGPLAVAAVGVAAYAVSGYLVRRRLEAAGRTRPPERRALALEARLEARGQDLLWLLAVALAGLYAWRTWAGFGLIVGWAIEGLIATGAGFLAKSPALRYAGLGLLGLGLGMTLYRTFTEFDTIGRIVSFFVLGIVLLVVSFAYTRYREALKRAR, translated from the coding sequence ATGGAGGCCCTTGGCATCCTGTTCGGGATCCTTGTCGGGATCGTCGTGCTTTTCGTGGGTCCCGCCGCGATCGTCATCGCCGCGATCGCCATGCGTCGCTCGAAAGAGACGCGCCGGCTCTTAGAGGACGCCCGATTCTCCGCGGCGACCCTCAGAGGAGACCTCGACAAGCTCCGCCATCGAGTCCAGTCGCTGGAGTCGGTTACCGCCGCCGCTCCGCCTCCGGCAATCGCGCCGGCCGCCGCGCCTCGCCCCGTCCCTCCCGCCCCCGCGCCGGTTGCGGTGGCCCGCTCCGCCGCAGTGCCAGAGGCCATCCACGCGAGACCGCGGGCGATCCCGGTCGAGGCACCCGCCCGGCCCGTGGCCCAGGCGAAGAGGGCGGCGCCGGCGCCGAGGACCGCCGAGAGCTGGGAAGCCGTCATCGGCGGTTCGTGGTCGAACCGGATCGGCGTCGCGCTCGTCGTGATCGCGGTCGCGTTCGCCCTCGGCTACTCGATGACGGTGATGGGGCCGTCGGGGAAGGCGGCGCTCGCCACGGGCGTGTCGCTCACGCTCCTCGCCGCGGGGATCTTCCTCGAGCGGCGCGAGCGGTACGTTTTCTACGGGAGAGGGCTCATCGGGGGCGGCTGGGCCGCGCTGTACGCCACGGCCTACGCGGTCCACGAGCTTCAGGCCACCCGGATCGTGGAGAGCGCCACCGCCGGCTTCGCCCTGCTGCTCGCCGTGGGCGCCGGGATGATCCTCCACTCGCTGCGCTACGACAACCAGGGCCTCACGGCGATCGCCTACGCCCTCGCCTACGCCGCGATCGTCCTGCACAGCATCAGCGCCTACACGGTGGCCGCCGCGTCGGTTCTCGGGTTCGGGACGGTCCTGCACCTCCTGAGGCGGCGCTGGTACGTCGCCGCCTTCGGGGGGCTGGCCGCCACGTACGGGAGCCTCCTCCTGTGGTACCTCCGCCAGGAAGCGATGACGGCCGAGACGCTGCGGGTCGGACTCGGCGCCGTCGCGGTGAACTGGATCGTCTTCCTCGTCTCCGATTTCGCGCCGGAGCCGCGCGAGGCGTACGCGAGGCGGTGCGCGGCCCTGCTCTCCTTCCTCAACGCGCTGTTCGCCGCGTCGTTGTCGTTCATGGCCTGGTCCAGGTTCGCGCCGGGGAGCGGATGGCAGCCGCTCGCGGCGTTCGGCGCGGCGTTCGCCGTCTCCACCGCCGTGCTGCGGCGGCTCGGGCGCGCCACCGTCCACCCCGTGCACTCGGCCGCGGCCTCGGCGCTCGTCGCCGTCGCGGCGGGCGTGGGGCTCGATCTCACGCCGGCCACGTGGGTCTGGCTCGCCGAGGCTGAGATCGTGTTCCTGATCGGCTACGCCCTCGAGGACACGTTTCACCGGTGGCTCGGGTGCTTGCTCTTCCTCGTTCCGATGGCCGCGATCGTCGTCCCTGAGGTCGCGACGCGCGCGCTCGTCCCGGAGGGCGGCTTCGACCTGACGCATCTCATGACGACGGCGGCGGCCTGCCTCTGCTTCTACTTCACGCTCGGCAGGCTGAGGGCCGCGCTCGGCGAAGGCACCGAGGGGGGGATCGACGCGCGGATCTCGACCGCGTTTTCCTTCGGCGCCTTCGCGCTGATCTTCCTCGCCCTCTGGGTCCAGCTCCCGAGCGTCTGGGTGGCGCCGGCCTGCGCCGTGCTGATGCTCTTGATCTTCGAGGTGTCGGCGATCCGCGACCTCGCCGACCTGAGGGTCCAGTCGTACATTGCGGCGCTCTTCGCCGCCGTGCTGGCGCTGGCGCTCTCCGCCCCCTCGAAGGTCATGGCCGGCTCCGTCGAGGCTCGCGTCCCGGCGCTGATCGTCGTCGCCGCCGGCCTCTACACCCTCTTCTTCCGGCGCTCCCGCGGTCGCGCGCTCCTGATCGAGGACGAGGAGCGCCTCCGGCCGCTCCTCGCGTGGGCCGGCGCCTTCCTCGTCGCGCTCCTGGTCTGGCTCACGGCTCGTCCCGCGGTCGTCGGTCCGGCCTGGATGGTCCTGGCGCTGCTCCTCATCGAGGTGGGTGTCCTTCTCGAGGAGCCGCACCTCAAGTTGCCCGGCTACGCGGCGATCGCCGCGTCCCTCGCGTCGCTCGCGGTCTCGAACCTGACCGCGACGGACGTCGTGTCGGGATGGTCCGTGCGGGCGCTCACGGTGGCCCCCTGCATTGCCGCGACGTACTACGTCTGGTGGCGTCTCAGGGCGCTCGGCTCGAACCCGGCGACTCGCGCCGCGGCCCCCCTGGACGAGGATTTCGGGCGCGTCCTGTCCTACGCCGCGGCCTTGATGCTCGGGCTCTTCGTCCGGTTCGAGTTCGGCCTCGAGAACGCGGCCCTCAGGTGGTCCCTCGCGATGGCGGTGCTCTTCGCCATCGGGTACCTGCTTCGCGACGCCGATCTCCGCGTGCAGGCGTACGCTCTCGGGGCGGTCGTGATCGTGCGTGCGGTCGGATTCGATTTTCGGCACGCGACCCGGCTGATGGGCGTCGACGGGCCGCTCGCCGTCGCCGCCGTCGGCGTGGCCGCGTACGCCGTCTCCGGCTACCTCGTGCGCCGTCGACTCGAGGCGGCCGGCCGGACGCGCCCGCCCGAGCGGCGCGCCCTGGCCCTCGAGGCCCGGCTCGAGGCCCGAGGGCAGGACCTCCTCTGGCTCCTCGCCGTTGCCCTCGCCGGCCTCTACGCCTGGCGCACGTGGGCGGGGTTCGGACTGATCGTCGGCTGGGCGATCGAGGGGTTGATCGCCACCGGCGCCGGCTTTCTCGCGAAGTCCCCGGCGCTGCGGTACGCGGGGCTCGGCCTCCTCGGGCTCGGCCTCGGCATGACGCTCTACCGCACCTTCACCGAGTTCGACACGATCGGCCGGATCGTCTCGTTC
- a CDS encoding response regulator, with the protein MSLRRWSPLGKRLLFAAALAAAAYAREGSGDAVNQAIVWLPSGVAIAGLWLLGLGEWWVVALYTVVQRLLLGYDLGVTLPAAVGSTAEAVLGVVVLRRLGFETAFARLRDFLILLVAAATAPVASILASWIGRALFWSGAAMPFYSGWGGWWRMNALGVLVVVPAALTWLATPARPLRARRAVQAALVALGIVAAILGLIRLAPVSATGVMLLTVVLPLSLYAGVRFGPRGAASSGALAAIVVAITTSHGLGPYLSISPSERHAAIQVFELMLVAVPLVFGALIAEREAALVTGEHAEELRRSIQQALPDVTYRIRRDGLCVDLFLPAETEEPIPRSRIVGRNVRDFLQPDAAELVDRTIARVLAERAPVTVEYPLLVEGRRRIREARCVPYGDDEILAVVRDITDRKALEEQFRQSQKMEAVGKLAGGVAHDFNNLLMVIFGYADAIAHAVPAEGPIPSHVRAIRRAAERGAGLTRQLLAYSRQQLLCPKDLDLTAVVEQLGDMLRRLIGEDVRLVTCYESGDLWVRVDRSQMEQVILNLVVNARDAMPAGGELRIATSAVDLDASSASAHDGLHEGAYAALSVQDNGTGMTRDVQARAFDPFFTTKDQGKGTGLGLSMVYGIVKQSGGAVWLDSTPDSGTVVWIYLPRVAAPVETARTAESRSIEPVDATVLVVEDEPVVRELARQVLTNAGYRVLQATDGEQAIEVSRRHAGTIDLLVTDVVMPRLGGRELVRRLLAERPDVRVIFMSGYPDDAQGLGELAGPVGDFLQKPFAPSRLVEAARALLALRAVGDGSTVA; encoded by the coding sequence GTGTCGCTGCGCCGCTGGTCGCCGCTGGGAAAGCGGCTCCTCTTCGCGGCCGCGCTCGCCGCCGCCGCCTACGCGAGGGAGGGGAGCGGCGACGCGGTCAACCAGGCCATCGTCTGGCTCCCTTCGGGGGTGGCCATCGCCGGCCTGTGGCTGCTCGGGCTCGGGGAATGGTGGGTGGTCGCGCTGTACACCGTCGTCCAGCGCCTGCTGCTCGGGTACGACCTCGGCGTGACGCTGCCGGCGGCGGTCGGGAGCACCGCGGAGGCGGTGCTCGGCGTGGTCGTCCTCAGGCGGCTCGGGTTCGAGACGGCCTTCGCGCGGCTCCGGGATTTCCTGATCCTCCTCGTAGCGGCGGCTACCGCGCCGGTCGCGAGCATCCTCGCCTCCTGGATCGGCCGGGCGCTCTTCTGGAGTGGCGCGGCCATGCCGTTCTACTCCGGCTGGGGCGGCTGGTGGCGCATGAACGCCCTGGGCGTGCTCGTGGTCGTTCCGGCGGCCCTGACGTGGCTCGCCACCCCGGCGAGGCCGCTCCGTGCACGGCGCGCCGTCCAGGCGGCGCTGGTGGCGCTGGGCATCGTCGCGGCGATCCTCGGGCTGATCCGTCTGGCGCCCGTCAGCGCGACCGGCGTCATGCTGCTGACCGTCGTCCTCCCGCTGTCGCTGTACGCGGGGGTCCGCTTCGGACCCCGGGGAGCGGCGAGCTCGGGAGCCTTGGCGGCGATCGTGGTCGCGATCACGACCAGCCACGGCCTGGGTCCCTACCTCTCGATCTCCCCATCCGAGCGCCATGCGGCGATCCAGGTCTTCGAGCTGATGCTGGTCGCGGTGCCGCTGGTCTTCGGGGCGCTGATCGCCGAGCGGGAAGCCGCCCTCGTCACCGGGGAGCACGCCGAGGAGCTCCGGCGCTCGATCCAGCAGGCCTTGCCGGACGTCACCTACCGAATCCGAAGGGACGGGCTGTGCGTCGACCTGTTTCTCCCGGCTGAGACGGAGGAGCCCATTCCGCGCTCGCGGATCGTCGGCCGAAACGTGCGCGACTTCCTGCAGCCCGATGCCGCCGAGCTCGTCGATCGAACGATCGCCCGCGTGCTGGCGGAGCGGGCGCCGGTCACGGTCGAATACCCCCTCCTCGTCGAAGGCAGGCGGCGCATTCGCGAGGCCCGCTGCGTCCCGTACGGCGACGACGAGATCCTCGCGGTGGTGCGGGACATCACCGACCGCAAGGCGCTCGAGGAGCAGTTCCGGCAATCCCAGAAGATGGAGGCGGTGGGCAAGCTCGCCGGCGGCGTGGCCCACGACTTCAACAACCTCTTGATGGTGATCTTCGGCTACGCGGATGCGATCGCCCACGCCGTTCCGGCGGAGGGGCCCATCCCCTCCCACGTCCGGGCGATCCGGAGGGCCGCCGAACGCGGCGCGGGGCTCACGCGCCAGCTCCTCGCCTACAGCCGGCAGCAGCTGCTCTGCCCGAAGGACCTGGACCTGACCGCCGTGGTGGAGCAGCTCGGCGACATGCTGCGGCGCCTCATCGGCGAGGACGTCCGCCTCGTCACGTGCTACGAATCGGGAGATCTCTGGGTCCGCGTCGATCGCAGCCAGATGGAGCAGGTGATCCTCAACCTCGTGGTCAACGCGCGCGACGCGATGCCCGCGGGCGGGGAGCTCCGCATCGCGACCTCCGCCGTGGACCTCGATGCGTCGTCGGCGAGCGCCCACGACGGCCTGCATGAGGGAGCCTACGCCGCGCTGTCCGTGCAGGACAACGGCACGGGGATGACGCGGGACGTGCAGGCGCGGGCGTTCGATCCGTTCTTCACCACGAAGGACCAGGGGAAGGGGACCGGCCTGGGGCTCTCGATGGTTTACGGCATCGTGAAGCAGAGCGGCGGCGCGGTCTGGCTCGACAGCACGCCGGATTCCGGGACGGTCGTGTGGATCTACCTCCCGCGCGTGGCGGCCCCCGTCGAGACGGCGCGGACCGCGGAGAGCCGCTCGATCGAGCCGGTCGACGCCACCGTGCTCGTCGTCGAAGACGAGCCGGTCGTTCGCGAGCTGGCCCGGCAGGTCCTCACGAACGCGGGCTACCGGGTGTTGCAAGCGACCGACGGCGAGCAGGCGATCGAGGTCAGCCGGCGCCACGCCGGGACCATCGATCTCCTCGTCACCGACGTCGTCATGCCTCGCCTCGGCGGGCGCGAGCTCGTGAGGCGTCTCCTCGCGGAGCGGCCTGACGTACGCGTGATCTTCATGTCGGGGTACCCGGACGACGCGCAGGGCCTCGGGGAGCTCGCCGGACCGGTCGGCGACTTCCTCCAGAAGCCCTTCGCGCCGAGCCGGCTCGTCGAGGCCGCGCGCGCGCTATTGGCTTTGCGGGCGGTCGGCGACGGATCCACCGTAGCGTGA
- a CDS encoding DUF502 domain-containing protein, whose amino-acid sequence MNLKQMLLVSLRNKFIAGLIILIPIVITAKALWWLFTYVDGLARPLAQTLAGHELRGIGFALTVAVVLVTGLLFSAGPLRRLLDGLVEVLESVPIVGTVYATIRKVLAGFGSPGSRQAFEKFVFARVAGVLAPGFLTGSFALLRADGTEETYRVVFVPTNHLYIGNILVLRDDEVIPTDVSVEDGIGFVLSAGASPPKRLTETRRGKPPR is encoded by the coding sequence ATGAACCTCAAGCAGATGCTTCTCGTGAGCCTCCGGAACAAGTTCATCGCCGGGCTCATCATCCTCATCCCGATCGTCATCACGGCGAAGGCCCTCTGGTGGCTCTTCACCTACGTGGACGGGCTCGCGCGGCCGCTCGCCCAGACCCTCGCGGGTCACGAGCTTCGCGGGATCGGCTTCGCCCTCACCGTGGCGGTGGTCCTCGTCACGGGGCTCCTCTTCTCGGCGGGACCGCTAAGGAGGCTGCTCGACGGCCTCGTGGAGGTCCTCGAGAGCGTCCCGATCGTCGGCACGGTCTACGCGACGATCCGGAAGGTGCTTGCGGGCTTCGGGAGCCCCGGCTCCCGCCAGGCGTTCGAGAAGTTCGTCTTCGCCCGGGTGGCGGGGGTCCTGGCACCCGGGTTCCTCACCGGGTCGTTCGCGCTCCTGCGGGCGGACGGGACCGAGGAGACCTACCGCGTCGTCTTCGTCCCGACGAACCACCTCTACATCGGGAACATCCTGGTGCTCCGGGACGACGAGGTGATCCCCACCGACGTCTCCGTCGAGGACGGGATCGGCTTCGTGCTCTCGGCGGGCGCCTCGCCGCCGAAACGGCTGACGGAGACCCGACGCGGGAAGCCCCCGCGATGA
- a CDS encoding type I restriction-modification system subunit M: MALKKSELYSSLWASCDELRGGMDASQYKDYVLVLLFIKYVSDKYAGQPYAPITIPPGASFKDMVALKGKSDIGDQINKKIIAPLANANKLSDFPDFNDAAKLGSGKEMVDRLTNLIAIFENPALDFSKNRAEGDDILGDAYEYLMRHFATESGKSKGQFYTPAEVSRIMAQILGIRTAKTSAATTVYDPTCGSGSLLLKVGDAAGTAVTLYGQEKDAATSGLARMNMILHNNPTALVVQGNTLADPKFKDGDTLKTFDYVVANPPFSDKRWSTGLNPLDDPFERFKPFGTPPARQGDYAYLLHIVRSLKSTGRGACILPHGVLFRGNAEADIRRSLVRKGYIKGIIGLPANLFYGTGIPACIVVLDKKDSHARKGIFMIDASGGFMKDGPKNRLRAQDIHKIVDVFNKRLELPKYSRVVSVEEIEKNDFNLNLPRYIDSQTPEDFQDITGHLQGGLPVVDVDALERYWTVCPNLRRSLFKETRPGYLDLGVEKSAIKSAIYEHPEFTTFIGGMNAHFAVWRQASAPTLKALEAGCHPKEVIAALAEGLLTHYAGKPLIDPYDIYQHLMDYWAETMQDDCYLIADDGWKAETTRIIEKDKKGKERDKGWTCDLIPKALIVARYFAKEQAAVEKLAGELEGVTACLTEMEEEYGIEDGAFADLEKVNKANVAARLKEIEGDKDAKDEAAVLNDWQKLNTEEADLKKRLKEAEVALDAQAYAKYPKLTESDVKTLVVDDKWLAALDAAIHGEMDRVSQQLTHRVKELAERYETPLPKMVGRVAELEAKVNRHLKRMGFTWK, from the coding sequence ATGGCCCTGAAGAAGTCCGAGCTCTACTCCTCCCTCTGGGCCAGCTGCGACGAACTGCGCGGCGGCATGGATGCCAGCCAGTACAAGGACTACGTCCTCGTCCTGCTCTTCATCAAGTACGTCAGCGACAAGTACGCCGGTCAGCCTTACGCGCCAATCACGATTCCGCCCGGCGCCAGCTTCAAGGACATGGTCGCGCTCAAGGGCAAGAGCGACATCGGCGACCAAATCAATAAGAAAATCATCGCCCCGCTGGCCAACGCCAACAAGCTCTCGGATTTCCCGGACTTCAACGACGCCGCCAAGCTCGGCAGCGGCAAGGAGATGGTGGACCGGCTCACCAACCTCATCGCCATCTTCGAGAACCCGGCCCTCGATTTCTCCAAGAACCGAGCCGAGGGCGACGACATCCTGGGCGACGCCTACGAGTACTTGATGCGGCACTTCGCCACCGAGAGTGGCAAAAGCAAAGGCCAGTTCTACACCCCGGCCGAGGTCAGCCGCATCATGGCGCAGATTCTCGGCATCCGTACCGCGAAGACCAGCGCCGCCACTACCGTCTACGACCCCACTTGCGGCTCGGGCTCGTTGCTCCTGAAGGTTGGCGACGCGGCCGGCACCGCCGTCACGCTCTACGGACAGGAAAAGGACGCCGCCACCAGCGGCCTCGCGCGGATGAACATGATCCTGCACAACAACCCGACCGCACTCGTCGTGCAGGGCAACACGCTGGCTGATCCCAAGTTCAAGGACGGCGACACCCTGAAGACCTTCGACTACGTCGTCGCCAATCCGCCCTTCTCTGACAAGCGCTGGAGCACCGGCCTTAATCCGCTGGACGACCCCTTCGAACGCTTCAAGCCCTTCGGCACGCCGCCCGCCAGGCAGGGCGACTACGCCTACCTGCTGCACATCGTCCGCTCCCTAAAGAGCACCGGTAGGGGTGCGTGCATCCTGCCGCACGGCGTGCTGTTCAGGGGCAACGCCGAGGCGGACATCCGCCGCTCCCTGGTGCGCAAGGGCTACATCAAGGGCATCATCGGCCTGCCCGCCAACCTCTTCTACGGCACCGGCATCCCCGCCTGCATTGTGGTCCTCGACAAGAAGGACTCCCACGCTCGTAAGGGCATCTTCATGATTGACGCCAGCGGCGGTTTCATGAAGGACGGCCCCAAGAACCGCCTACGCGCCCAGGACATCCACAAGATTGTGGATGTCTTCAACAAGCGGCTGGAACTCCCAAAGTACTCTCGTGTGGTCTCCGTCGAGGAAATTGAGAAGAACGACTTCAACCTCAACCTGCCGCGCTACATCGACAGTCAGACACCCGAGGACTTTCAGGACATCACGGGCCACCTGCAGGGCGGCCTCCCCGTCGTAGATGTCGATGCCTTGGAGCGCTACTGGACCGTTTGCCCGAATCTCCGGCGGTCCTTGTTCAAAGAGACCCGGCCTGGCTACCTCGACCTTGGCGTGGAGAAGTCGGCCATCAAGTCCGCCATCTACGAGCACCCCGAGTTCACGACCTTCATCGGCGGCATGAACGCCCACTTCGCCGTATGGCGCCAGGCGAGCGCCCCGACGCTCAAGGCCTTGGAGGCAGGCTGTCATCCCAAGGAGGTCATCGCGGCGCTTGCCGAGGGCCTGCTTACCCACTACGCCGGCAAGCCGCTCATCGACCCGTATGACATCTATCAGCACCTGATGGACTATTGGGCCGAGACCATGCAGGACGACTGCTACCTGATTGCCGACGACGGCTGGAAGGCCGAGACCACCCGCATCATCGAGAAGGACAAGAAGGGCAAGGAGAGGGATAAGGGATGGACCTGCGACCTCATCCCCAAGGCCCTCATCGTCGCCCGCTACTTCGCCAAGGAGCAGGCGGCCGTCGAGAAACTCGCTGGCGAACTTGAGGGCGTCACCGCCTGCCTCACCGAGATGGAAGAAGAATACGGCATCGAGGATGGGGCGTTCGCCGACCTTGAGAAGGTAAACAAAGCGAACGTCGCCGCCCGGCTGAAGGAGATAGAAGGCGACAAGGACGCGAAAGACGAAGCCGCTGTGCTGAACGACTGGCAGAAGCTCAACACCGAAGAGGCCGACCTCAAGAAACGCCTCAAGGAGGCCGAGGTCGCGCTCGACGCCCAAGCCTACGCTAAGTATCCGAAGCTCACCGAGTCCGACGTCAAGACGCTGGTGGTGGACGACAAGTGGCTCGCGGCGCTCGATGCCGCCATCCACGGCGAGATGGACCGCGTAAGCCAGCAGCTTACCCATCGCGTGAAGGAGCTGGCCGAGCGCTACGAGACTCCGCTGCCGAAGATGGTCGGCCGTGTGGCCGAGCTGGAAGCCAAGGTGAACCGCCACCTGAAGAGGATGGGGTTCACATGGAAGTGA
- a CDS encoding restriction endonuclease subunit S, whose product MEVKAGYKQTEVGVVPEDWEVRPVGTMGDVRAGKALAARGAGQQRPYLRTKNVFDGRINLNDVLRMPMTEADFSRYRLRHGDVLLNEGQSLELVGRCAIYEDEYPEPCAIQNQLVRFRARVGVSAGFAAQLFRHCQKSGVFTRIALQTTSVAHLGVSRFHRLQLAWPPQEAEQDAIAEALSDADALIESLEQLLKKKRQLQQGAMQNLLTGKKRLPGFETNPGFKQTEVGAIPEDWEAKSLGDIGESLIGLTYKPTDVRSDGILVLRSSNIQEGSLCFDDNVFVDMEVPERIMVRVGDILICVRNGSRELIGKCALLDEHAKGMTFGAFMAVFRTPAYRFVHHQFQSAVLKRQIHEHLGATINQITNKSLNSFSIPLPRQKAEQEAIAEALSDMDGEIAALESQLKKARALKQGMLQEVLTGRIRLV is encoded by the coding sequence ATGGAAGTGAAGGCCGGCTATAAGCAGACCGAGGTGGGGGTAGTTCCGGAAGATTGGGAGGTAAGACCTGTCGGCACAATGGGCGATGTCCGAGCGGGTAAGGCGTTGGCCGCAAGGGGAGCGGGCCAGCAAAGGCCCTATCTCCGCACGAAAAACGTATTCGACGGTCGAATCAATCTGAATGATGTGCTTCGGATGCCGATGACGGAAGCCGACTTTTCACGATATCGCCTCCGACACGGTGACGTTTTGCTGAACGAGGGACAGAGCCTTGAGCTGGTTGGCAGATGTGCAATATACGAGGACGAGTACCCCGAGCCCTGTGCTATCCAGAATCAGCTCGTTCGCTTTCGGGCGCGAGTTGGCGTCTCAGCAGGCTTTGCTGCTCAATTGTTCAGACATTGCCAGAAGAGCGGTGTATTCACCAGAATTGCCCTGCAAACCACCTCTGTAGCGCACCTAGGTGTGAGTCGGTTCCATAGGCTGCAACTGGCGTGGCCTCCTCAAGAGGCCGAGCAAGACGCTATTGCCGAGGCGTTGAGCGACGCGGATGCCCTCATCGAGTCCCTTGAGCAACTTCTCAAGAAGAAACGCCAACTCCAGCAAGGCGCTATGCAGAACTTGCTAACGGGCAAGAAGCGTCTGCCGGGGTTCGAAACCAACCCCGGCTTCAAGCAGACCGAGGTGGGGGCGATTCCGGAAGACTGGGAGGCGAAGAGCCTTGGGGATATCGGCGAATCCTTAATTGGTCTCACCTACAAGCCTACCGACGTCCGGTCCGACGGCATTCTCGTACTCCGGTCCTCGAACATTCAAGAGGGTTCTCTCTGTTTCGATGACAACGTATTCGTCGACATGGAGGTGCCCGAGAGAATCATGGTCAGAGTCGGGGACATTCTCATTTGCGTTCGCAACGGAAGTCGTGAACTCATTGGCAAGTGCGCTCTGCTCGATGAGCATGCCAAGGGCATGACGTTCGGTGCCTTCATGGCCGTCTTTCGGACTCCTGCCTACCGATTTGTTCATCACCAGTTCCAGTCCGCCGTACTCAAGAGGCAGATCCACGAACACCTAGGCGCGACAATCAACCAGATCACCAACAAGAGCCTCAACTCGTTCTCTATTCCCCTTCCACGGCAAAAGGCCGAGCAAGAGGCCATCGCCGAGGCGTTGAGCGACATGGACGGGGAAATCGCCGCGCTGGAGTCGCAGCTCAAGAAAGCCCGCGCGCTCAAACAGGGCATGCTGCAGGAGGTGCTGACCGGGAGGATTCGGCTGGTATGA